The proteins below come from a single Zhouia spongiae genomic window:
- a CDS encoding putative porin: MRKVIAFIAFVLTCTAGFAQEGSGRVGGKPSADQNKRLQKEKPGQKADQIVIQDYKIITLDRDTTFLDTTLSIQKEYKYNYLRKDNFELLPFSNVGQTYNSLALAEPSDDYYPGLGARAKHFNYMEAEDIKYYHVPTPLTDLFFKTTMEQGQLLDAFITLNTSRQFNVSIAYKGLRSLGKYQHIQASTGNFRFAASYLSKNKRYNLRMHFASQDILNQENGGVANKNQFESGNSEFTDRSRMDVNFQNAENFLLGKRYFLDQEYVIVQNKESNPDHSLTIGHRLNYETKYYEYRQESQNDYFGEAFQTSNLNDRARLKALANQMRLRYKNKLLGELTVSNYIYAYNYYFNSIVVTPDQTITNQFKGEDYSFGASWKKKIGGFYLDANAGASIYGDLGGNLFKASAGYIFNGENRISATVKSVTASPNFNFLLYQSDYKDYNWDNRNEFDKEKEKSLSVDFETKRFGSINASYNVINDYAYFGRQTPVSDEVFQVKPLQYNNTINYLKVKYTKDLKLGKFGLYNTIMYQEVAQDDDILNVPQLITRNTLYFSDHVFKKAMYLQTGITFKYFTEYKANAYNPLLGEFYVQDQEKIGNFPLLDFFINAKVRQTRIYLKAEHFNSSFSGYKFYSAPDYPYRDFVIRFGLVWNFFS; this comes from the coding sequence ATGAGAAAGGTTATAGCTTTTATTGCATTTGTTTTGACTTGTACAGCAGGTTTTGCCCAGGAAGGATCAGGAAGGGTTGGCGGAAAACCATCGGCAGATCAAAATAAAAGATTACAAAAAGAAAAGCCTGGTCAGAAAGCTGATCAAATAGTTATCCAGGATTATAAAATTATTACCTTAGACAGAGATACAACCTTTTTAGATACGACCCTGAGTATACAAAAAGAGTATAAGTATAATTACCTCCGCAAGGACAACTTCGAATTGCTGCCTTTTTCCAATGTAGGGCAAACTTATAACTCCCTGGCTTTGGCTGAGCCTTCTGATGATTATTATCCGGGACTCGGAGCAAGAGCGAAGCATTTCAACTATATGGAAGCAGAAGACATTAAATACTATCACGTACCCACACCATTGACCGACCTGTTTTTTAAAACAACGATGGAGCAGGGGCAGTTGTTAGATGCTTTTATAACGTTGAACACCTCAAGACAATTTAATGTGTCAATTGCCTACAAGGGCTTACGTTCCTTAGGGAAATATCAGCACATACAGGCGAGTACAGGTAACTTCAGGTTTGCTGCAAGCTATCTGTCAAAAAACAAACGTTACAATCTGCGGATGCATTTTGCCTCACAGGATATATTGAATCAGGAAAACGGAGGTGTGGCAAATAAAAATCAGTTTGAATCCGGGAATTCAGAGTTTACAGACAGGTCCAGAATGGATGTGAATTTTCAGAATGCCGAGAATTTCCTTTTGGGGAAACGCTACTTTTTAGATCAGGAATATGTCATAGTTCAGAATAAAGAAAGTAATCCGGATCATTCGCTTACAATCGGACATAGGCTAAACTACGAAACCAAGTATTATGAATACAGGCAGGAGTCGCAGAACGATTACTTCGGAGAGGCATTTCAAACATCAAATCTGAATGACAGAGCCAGGCTTAAGGCATTGGCAAACCAAATGCGGCTTCGGTACAAAAATAAACTGCTCGGAGAGCTAACGGTATCTAATTATATCTATGCATACAATTACTATTTTAATAGTATAGTGGTAACTCCCGATCAAACGATCACGAATCAGTTCAAAGGAGAAGATTACTCATTTGGAGCTTCATGGAAAAAGAAGATAGGAGGGTTCTACCTTGATGCGAATGCTGGTGCAAGTATATATGGCGATTTAGGAGGTAATTTGTTTAAAGCAAGCGCAGGGTATATATTTAACGGAGAAAATAGAATATCAGCTACCGTTAAATCTGTAACAGCTTCTCCGAACTTCAATTTCTTATTGTATCAAAGCGACTATAAAGATTACAACTGGGATAACAGAAATGAATTTGATAAGGAAAAGGAGAAGAGCCTGTCAGTCGATTTTGAAACAAAACGGTTCGGGAGTATCAATGCTTCTTATAATGTTATAAATGATTATGCTTATTTCGGTCGGCAGACCCCGGTTTCCGATGAAGTATTTCAGGTGAAGCCGCTTCAGTACAATAACACCATTAACTATTTAAAGGTAAAATATACAAAAGATCTTAAGCTAGGGAAATTCGGGCTGTATAATACGATCATGTATCAGGAGGTAGCACAAGATGACGATATCCTTAATGTACCCCAATTGATAACCAGAAATACACTTTATTTCTCCGACCATGTATTTAAAAAGGCCATGTACCTCCAGACAGGAATAACGTTTAAGTACTTTACCGAATATAAGGCCAATGCCTATAATCCTTTGTTGGGAGAATTCTATGTTCAGGATCAGGAGAAAATCGGAAACTTTCCTTTATTGGACTTCTTTATAAATGCCAAAGTAAGGCAAACAAGAATATACCTTAAGGCAGAACACTTCAATTCGTCCTTCTCAGGTTATAAGTTCTATTCGGCTCCTGACTATCCCTATCGCGATTTCGTGATACGCTTTGGCTTGGTATGGAATTTCTTTTCTTAA
- a CDS encoding IS3 family transposase codes for MKQDFPKLGIGLLCQLFGKTRHAYYDALCRKERSLVKEDIILQEVSNIRKQLPRLGTRKLHHLLGKRLLSHNITIGRDYLFNLLCDHNLLVRQRKRKAMTTNSRHWMKKYSNLIKDMEITRPEQVWVSDITYIRMVNQWGYLSLITDAFSRKIMGYSFRMDLTAQGCIDALTMALNNKTYQEPMVHHSDRGSQYCSSQYVKLLLQNNVAISMTENGDPYENAIAERVNGIIKTEFNLHSSMLGLGQTQKHISKSIANYNALRPHASCDYLTPNQAHLKTTILKKRWKNYQTYSNPKMTVQSF; via the coding sequence ATGAAGCAGGACTTCCCCAAATTGGGGATAGGTCTGCTGTGCCAGCTGTTTGGTAAAACAAGGCATGCTTACTACGATGCCCTCTGTCGAAAAGAACGCAGTCTGGTCAAAGAGGATATCATTCTCCAGGAGGTCTCCAATATCAGAAAGCAGCTACCCAGATTGGGTACCCGTAAACTGCACCACCTATTGGGCAAAAGGCTTTTGTCCCACAATATAACCATTGGCAGGGACTATCTGTTCAATTTGCTGTGTGACCATAATCTATTGGTCAGGCAACGAAAACGCAAAGCCATGACGACCAATTCAAGACATTGGATGAAAAAGTACAGCAACCTGATTAAAGACATGGAAATAACCCGTCCAGAACAGGTATGGGTCAGTGATATAACCTATATCAGAATGGTTAACCAATGGGGCTATTTAAGCTTGATAACAGATGCTTTCTCAAGAAAGATAATGGGATATAGTTTTAGGATGGACCTGACGGCACAAGGCTGTATTGATGCTTTAACAATGGCTTTGAACAACAAAACATACCAAGAGCCAATGGTACACCATTCCGATAGAGGTTCACAGTATTGTTCATCTCAATACGTGAAGCTGTTGCTCCAGAACAATGTGGCCATTAGCATGACAGAGAATGGAGACCCCTATGAAAATGCCATTGCAGAACGTGTCAATGGCATCATAAAAACAGAGTTCAATTTGCACTCAAGTATGCTCGGGCTTGGGCAAACACAAAAGCACATATCAAAGAGCATTGCTAATTATAATGCTTTGAGACCACATGCAAGCTGTGATTACCTAACGCCTAACCAAGCGCATTTAAAAACAACTATACTTAAAAAACGATGGAAAAACTATCAAACTTATAGCAATCCTAAAATGACTGTACAGTCATTTTAG
- a CDS encoding ribonuclease HII — MQVFFRNDAIEAGTDEAGRGCLAGPVTAAAVILPSDFENSLINDSKQLSEKKRFELQPIIEETVSTYAVCHIFPDEIDKINILNASIMAMHKSLDGLRISPEHIIVDGNKFKPYKDIEYHCVVKGDSKFVSIAAASILAKTYRDLYMDKIHEEFPMYNWKKNKGYPTREHREAIRKYGITKYHRKSFRLLPEQLTLDF; from the coding sequence ATGCAAGTATTTTTCAGGAATGACGCGATAGAAGCCGGAACTGACGAGGCCGGAAGGGGCTGCCTGGCGGGGCCGGTAACAGCGGCTGCCGTTATACTTCCTTCCGACTTTGAAAACAGCCTTATCAATGATTCCAAGCAACTGTCAGAAAAAAAGAGATTTGAACTGCAACCCATCATAGAAGAAACCGTAAGTACCTATGCCGTATGCCACATTTTTCCTGATGAGATTGACAAAATAAATATTCTGAATGCTTCCATCATGGCCATGCATAAAAGCCTTGACGGGCTTCGTATTTCCCCTGAGCATATTATCGTAGACGGAAACAAATTCAAACCTTATAAAGATATTGAATACCATTGCGTCGTAAAAGGCGACAGTAAATTCGTTAGTATTGCAGCGGCTTCTATTTTAGCAAAAACATACAGGGATCTTTATATGGATAAGATCCATGAAGAATTCCCGATGTATAACTGGAAAAAAAACAAGGGATACCCTACCAGGGAGCATCGCGAGGCCATCAGAAAATACGGCATTACCAAATACCACAGAAAGTCTTTCAGGCTATTGCCTGAACAATTAACACTCGATTTTTAA